One Trichormus variabilis 0441 genomic window, ATCAAGAAACAACTAACTTTGCTGGATTAGTGCGTGCTGCTGATTTGATTGGGCAATTAAGCGACCCGCGTTATTTGAAAAAAATTACATCTTTATTCTATGAATTTGAAGAAACTGGCATCAATAAAGTTTTAGGCTACGAAACGCCAGCCGATTTACGCAAAAACTATGCCAAGTTTTACTGGAATGGTGTTCATCCTTATATTAAAGATGGTTTACGCTATCTATCTCTGACACAGCAAGGTAAACAAATTATGGCTAATCTTTACTCGAATGTGTTTGTGGTAGAACATGAAAGAACTCAAGAGGAACATCTCTACCTAGTTGAACAACTCCATGCTTAGATGATAGTCATTGGTCATTGGTCATTGGTCATTGACAACCGACCACTGACCACTGACACCAGACAAAAGGCAAATAAATTATGAATTGGTGGCAAAGACTTCAGAAAAATCCTTTAGCGCAATTTGGGGCTATTTTACTTTTAATATTTTATTTGGCGGTGATTGCGGCTGATTTTATCGCTCCATACGACCCTTACACTTCTCAACCGAATGGTTCGCTATTACCGCCAACTAAGATTTATTGGGTTTCAAAAACATCAGGTAAGTTTATCGGCCCCCACGTTTATCCCACAACACAAGGTAATACAGACTTAGAAACAGGCGATCGCCAACTCATTGTAGACGATAAAAAGCCCTCACCTGTGCGTTTCTTTGTCTCTGGGCCAGAATACCGACTGTTACAGCTAAGTTTACCCCTACCCCCCAAGTGGGAAGAAACCACAATTATCCCCGGTATCCCCTTAAATTGGCATTTATTCGGTGCAGATAATGGGGCAAAACTCAACATCTTAGGTACGGACGAACAAGGCCGCGACCAATTTAGCCGCCTCCTACATGGTGGACGCATTAGTATGTTTATCGGCATTATTGGGGTGGTAATTACTTTTCCCCTCGGTTTGCTAATAGGGGGAATTTCCGGCTATTTCGGTGGTTGGACGGACAGCATTATTATGCGGATTGCAGAAGTGCTGATGACTTTCCCCAGTATTTATCTGTTAGTTACCTTGGGGGCAGTTTTACCGGCTGGTTTAACTAGCAGTCAGCGATTTTTACTCATAGTTTTGATCACCTCTGTAATTAGCTGGGCTGGGTTAGCCAGGGTAATTCGTGGACAAGTGCTGTCAATCAAAGAACGAGAATTTGTCCAAGCCGCCAGGGCTATGGGTGGTAAGCCAATATATATTATTCTGCGTCATGTTCTGCCGCAAACTGCTACTTATGTAATTATCTCTGCTACTTTGGCGGTTCCTAGCTTTATCGGTTCAGAAGCAATACTCAGTCTCATCGGTTTAGGCATCCAACAACCAGACCCATCTTGGGGTAATATGCTATCTCTAGCTAGCAATGCTTCCATATTAGTGCTGCAACCTTGGTTAATTTGGCCGCCAGCCGTGTTAATTATTTTGACAGTTTTAGCTTTTAATTTACTCGGTGATGGCCTTAGGGATGCCCTTGATCCTCGGAGTTTACGCCGCTAGTACCCCAAGACTTTACCCAGGTTATTGTCCTGGGTAAAAGGCGATCGCAGATTTATTTGATAACAATCTAGCTTTTTTAACTCCTGGTTTCGATGTCATACAACTGGCAGAGGGTGAGGAGTTTTTGTTTGAGGAGCGATCGCACATTCTCAGGCGCTATAATCACACAATCGGGGGTATATTGCATAATTTCTCGAATAAACCAAAAGGTACTAGAGACACGCCTGACAACTCGCCGCACTCGTTTTGTATCTGGTAGCCATTCATTGACAATATCTTCTGGTTTGGCTTGATAAGCAAAACCTAAATTACCTAATAAATGTATTTCTACATCTATCTCTGCTAACCCCGAAAGCCATTCACCAGTAACAGGTAATACCGCAGCATCTTGTATCCTATCTAAACGTAGACTCCAATTGTGCCGTAATTCTGCCACATCCAAGTTACCCTCAGTCTCTTCAGACCAGCAATCAAGATATTGACGCTTTTCATGAAGGTTAACTTCGGCGTAACGGACATTGAAATTCCAGACGTGATGTCTAGCATCTTGATAACTCAGTTGAAACGGCTGCTGGCGTAAGATGTAACGGTCTATTTCTAAACGCCACTGCGGGGGTAGGTTTCCTAAAAAATTTTCGATGTCGGGACGTAGAGGTATTGGTAGTTCACTACGTTCAAGTAATAATTTTGCAATTATCTGCGCTTGCTCATTTTGCCCGATGTCTGCTAATACTCTCATTGCTCGGTCAAGCGCACGGATACGCGATTCTGACCAGTCGTGATTTTTACCAATAGTCAAATGATGACGAGCGATCGCTTCTATCAACTTGGAGATGTTCGGGCGATCGCCCCACATCATACCAAATTCCAGAGCCAAGTTTTCTAACTCAGCTTTATCCCGTTCTGATACCGATAGCGTTATAGACTGACCTTTGCGACTCATTAAAAATGTCCGTACACTTCACACGTATAATCTCTTGTCAACTTCTATTTTGCGTGCCAATATAGTTTTTAACAACCAGTTACGGACACTATTTAAGTTTATGTCCGAAAGTTACAAAATTACTCTCAAGTCCGTTTATTCTCAAACCGTCCCCACACCTGATGGGGTGCAAATACCTGAAAATTGGTCACTATCTTGGCATCAAGCCGCAACTTTACAAGCACTACGCAATCCCAATATTGACGTAGTGTTCAATACTGCAATGACAGGCGATGGTAAAAGCTTGGCTGCATATTTAGAAGTTCTCCAGGGTGAATTTTCTGCAATTGGACTTTACCCAACTAATGAATTAGCCCGTGATCAAGAAATACAAATTCAGGGATATATAGAAGTATTCAAACCAGAAAATCAACCCCGTGTAGTTAGATTGAGTGGGGCTGATTTAGAAGTTTATGCAGAAAATGAGGGATTGAAAAAAGGTCAAGCAATTGGTACTCTCACTAGCCAAAGAGAAGCGTTATTAACAAACCCAGATATTTTCCATTATTTACATAGAGGGGCTTACATAATTCGTAGCGACAGTCCCGATAAACTCTGGGGAAAAATAGACAAGGATTTTGACTTATTTATTTTTGATGAATTTCACGTTTTCGCAGCACCACAAATAGCTAGTGTAATTAACACGATGTTGTTAATTCGCTGTACAAATCGCCGGAAGAAGTTTCTATTTCTTTCTGCGACACCAGATAGTAATTTAATTGATAGGCTAAAACTAGCAGGATTTCGCTGTCAAGAAATCAACCCAATTGCACAAGAAAAATATCAATTTCCTGACAATCCAGAATTAGAACAGCAACTTAAAACTCAAGGATGGCGACAAGTTGCGCGGACAATATCATTGGATTTTATTCCTTTAGAGCCGAGTTTTAAAGCCTCAGAAGTTTGGTTAAAGGAAAATAGTAATTTAATTTTAGAGCAGTTTCAGCAATATCCAGGAAGTAAAGGCGCAATTATTCTTAACTCAATTGCAGCAGTAAAACGGTTGACTCCATTTTTTCAAGAAATTTTACAGCCTCATGGATTACAAGTAGGAGAAAATACAGGGTTATCAGGAAAGGCGGAAAAAGAGCGGAGTTTGTCGGCTGATTTAGTTTTAGGAACCAGCACAATTGATGTCGGGGTTGATTTTAAAATCAATTTTTTAATTTTTGAATCCTCGGATGCTGGTAACTTTATTCAACGCTTGGGACGCTTGGGTAGGCATGACGGTTATGAAAAAGATGGTGCAAAAATTAAGTTTCAAAATTTTACAGCGTTTGCTTTAGTTCCTAACTTTTTGGTAGAACGCTTATTTTCGGGAGATACACCACCTTTAGAGGTGAATAAGATTTGCGATCGCCCGACTTTTCATAAGATTATCGCGGATAAATATCGCCAAATCAATGATTTTCGTGGCTATTATAAACGTTGGGGTGCAGTACAGTCATTTTACTTGTGTTGGCAATTAGGCGATCGCACCATTAAACAACAGTACGCCCAAAGCCGAGAACAGTTGCTAAAAGCCTGTGAGGAAGTATTTGACACCAGTTTAAAATCTGTAGCTGGACGTGTTGCAGGATGGGCAAAAGATTGGCAAGCACTATCAGGTAAACAGGGAAATCCCATTGGTGATGATGCTGCTAGTTTTCGCGGTTCGAGTCCTTTGCAATGTGGTTTGTATGATTTAACGGAAGAAAACGAAGCAGACAGATTTAAAACCTACGATTTACCTGGAATTTTAGGTAATTTAGAAATCGAAGTGTGGACGGAAGCGGCATTTACACGGACACTTAAGGAAACCGCAGCGCGTACCGGACAACCCATAGCTAAAGGTAGATTTGCTCACTGTCTAGCATTTATGAAGTTGCGTTCCTACCGTGAGGAAAGGGTGAACTGGAAATTTACCTACTCTGGCGACTTGCAGCCAATTGCTGATGCTTGGAAAGTTCAAGTTTTAACGGGTGTGGAAATTTGGCAACCTGAAAACTATTGGATTGGGGAAATCAACAAACGACTGAAGAAGGAAGGTTTAGTCTGTTATGTGCTGCGCCGTCCTGTGGCAGAAGTGCGGATGCGGCTAAGGCTACCGATGCACTTTCAGATTTACCCAATTAGCGATCGCTACAGTTTTCATGATACGACAGCACCTTATTCCATAGCTTTTGGTCATTCTGCGTTGTTGCTGGACACTTTGGCATACACCTTTAAAAGTAAAGGAGATGAAATATGGATTGCTTGAGGTTTCAATCCCTGATAGGGATTTTGGTTATTGTGACGGAGAAGAAGCTTACGCCAGTAAGTTCAGACGTATTTGTTTCAATCCCTGATAGGGATTTGTTCTCACCAAGTTAACTGGTTGAGTTTCCGCCTTAATTTGAGAATAGCAGATAGTAGACAATATTAAGCGCCATCAAGTCCTGACATATTTGACTAGTTAAATATGTCAGATACTCAATGGCTTGACACTAGCTATCGTTTGGTTTAGTTTCTGAATATGCAATTCCTGAAACTGAATAATAGCTTAAGGATTTTGTGTATCCGCCTAATATTGAAGGAGATAAAACTAAAAATGTCCAAACGCAAGAAGACTAAAGTTGAGCTTTTGATAGATGTTCTGCGTGATGGTGCGTGGCACTTGGGTGATGAACTAGCTATAAAAGTTGGTTATCCTTTTGCAGATGCTATTAACAAAGCTCGCACATTGGGTTATGAGATTGAAACTGCTTGGGCTGGAGTTGGTCGAAAACATAAATATCGACTAATAGCAGTGTAAACTTTCTCTGGTTTATGTGAAGTGATCTCATGTAAACAGAAAATCTCTGAATCAGAGAGGGAAGCTCTTAATAGCTTGCGGCATTAAGTTCAGCCATAAGCAATCTCAGCCCCCAGATGCCAAACGCTCAGATGCGTTCAGCAGATGGCTGGCATGAGTATAGCTAAAGAGCAAACCTCAAGCAGTAAATCTTAACTGACGCTTCTCTCTCTGTTTTGAGGTAAACCATGAACGAACAACAACTTTTGGAGAGAATTACAGTCAACCCAAAAATTTTTGGGGGTAAACCGATTATTAGAGGTCGTCGTTTGGCAGTTGAACACATTTTAGAAATGTTGGCGGCTGGAGACACAATCGAAACCTTACTAGAAGGTTATCCCTGGTTAGAAAGGGAAGATGTACTAGCCTGTTTAGTCTATGCTCGTCGACTAGTGGGTCACGAAAGAATTGAACTCATACCTGTGGAGTCTTAATAGTGAAGTTACTTTTAGATACTTGTGTGTGGGGAGGAGTACGTGCAGATTTAATAGCCGCAGGGTATGACGCTGTTTGGACTGGAGATTGGTCTGAAGATCCGGGAGACGAAGAAATTTTGGCCACAGCTTACCGCGAAGGTCGAATTTTGATCACAAGAGATAAGGACTTCGGAGAGTTAGCAATTGTGCGAGGGATTCCCCATTACGGCATATTGCGCTTAGTCAATCTCAGTTCCAGACAGCAATCATTAGTTTGTTTGCAAGTACTTACGCTTTATGGAAATGAATTAGCATCAGGTGCAATTGTAACTGCCGAATTAGGTAGGGTGAGAATTCGACCACCAACGAACTATAGATAAGATGAAAAGTTTACCAATTTTAAGGAAACATAGCACCAATTTTCGCTATGAATAACCCCATTTCAGACGATTACAGAAATTTACTAGTAGAAGTTAAACAACGCATTCGTTCTGCTCAATATGAAGCACTGAAGGCAGTAAATAAAGAACTTATTGCCCTCTACTGGGATATTGGAAAGATGATTGTTACCCAACAGCAGGAAGCAGACTGGGGTAAATCTGTAGTGGAACAGTTAGCAAAAGACTTACAAACAGAGTTTCCTGGTATTAGCGGATTTTCTACTCGTAATATGTGGAATATGCGAAGCTTTTATATCGCGTATAGCCAAAATGAAAAACTGCAACCATTAGTTGCAGAAATTGGATGGACTCACAATATAGTCATTTTAGAGAAGTGCAAAGATGACCTAGAACGAGAATTTTACCTCAGAATGACTCGTAAATTTGGTTGGACAAAGAATGTTTTGATTCACCAAATCGAAAATCAAACTTATGAAAAAACTCTTCTAAACCAGACAAATTTTAACCAAACCGTACCAGCAGAGATTCGTAATCAATTAAAACTAGCTGTTAAAGATGAATATACTTTTGATTTCCTAGAACTAGCGGATGAACATAGCGAACGGCAACTAGAACAAGCGATTTTAGCCAGAGTTGAACCATTCCTGCAAGAAATGGGGGGTAGATTTACTTTTGTTGGTAGTCAGTATCGCTTAGAAATTGGTGATCAGGAATTTTTTATTGATTTATTGCTTTATCATCGGCAATTAAAGTGTTTAGTTGCTGTTGAGTTAAAAACTGGAGAATTTTTACCTGAGTATGTAGGAAAAATGCAGTTTTATTTAGCAGCGTTGGATGATTTATCTCGACTACCAGATGAAAATCTATCAATTGGGATTATTCTTTGTAAATCTAAGAACAAAACTATTGTTGAATATGCACTGAGAGAATCCAATAAGCCAATTGGCGTGGCAACTTACAAAGTATTTTCTTCATTACCTCAAGACTTAAGAAATCAACTTCCTGCTCCTGAGCAAGTGGCAAAACTTTTAGAAGGAGTGGAGTAAAATTTTGGAGATAAAACAATGACTGATCATGATTGGTTATCGGGTGATTTTGGATTTGATGGTGATGGTAGCCGCACTATCGAAACCGAAGGAGAATTACTCAGCCTGAAACTACTACGAGAAGCAATTCAGGCACAAAATCCAGATGATGCAGTAATGACAGATTTTGCTGAGTATGTGTTACCAAATCTCTTGCGAATAGCGATTGGTGTCACTGCTAAAGGTGGTAAGTATTTTGATGCAATTGACCAGCAACGGGAAGCAGCAGGAAAAACTAAAGTTAGACGCGATAACGCTGCTGATCAATCATTGAATACACATTTATTAAATGGGTTATTTCCTGCTAATTTAATTGAGAGGCGTTTACAGCAACTTGATACAACTGTCCGGCGAGTGGTGAAAGAAAGAGAACGGCGGTTAGTAATTGCTGGTTTTATTTTACATGACTTTGAAAAATTCCCTGATGTGCCGAATGATTGCCGCAAGTTGCCGTTAGCTGAACATCGTCCTATTATTGATGCAAAAATTCGTCAATTAGGATTAGATAAATTTATCAATCCCGAAAATTCAGAGGCTTATCAAGAATATATTGATGATTTATTGTGCATGGCTTATAATGCACAAAGTCGCTGGGATACTAACTGGAATTTTTCCGAGTTCGGGTTGAATCCAGTATTGCGCGATCGCACTCTGCGACAACTATCAGGTTTAACTTTGCTGGCTGATTCTCTCGCCTCCATTGTTAAACACCCCCAAGACGCAGAACACTCCAAACTTAAAGAAGTTCTCCACTTTTTAAGTGATGGACAATTAAAGCTTACCTATCATAGCATTGCTGAAAATAGAGGTGTTTTAACTAATGTAGTTAACAATGCTTTAATTCAGGCTCATACTAGTCTGAATACAGATGAGCATACATACTATGAGCCTTTGCTATATCTGCCAACTGGCGTAATTTACTTAGCCGCGCGTCATGCACCACCGATTTCAACCGAAGACTTACCAGACAGAGTAGTTGATAATATTAAATCACTCTGTGCAGGACAATTACGCCTGAGACAAACGGGTTTTGGTCGAGATGGTAAAGGCATGAAATATGCTGAATATTACAACTTGTTTTTTGAGTCTCCTGGCTTGATGCAGGTAGCTTTAGATGCAACTTTACGCATCTTAAACCCCAACAAAGATTCAGTTGCTAAAAGTCGCAGTGAGAATTTAATTAAGTTTCAGCAACAAGGTGTTTTATGTGCTGATTATGACTTTAAATTTGATGATGATATCCGTATTGATCAAATAGCAGAGTTTGGTGATTTAGTTAGTCGCAAAATCTGGGATGAAACGGTAAATCGGATTGAAGATATTCGCAAGAAGGATAAAAAGCTGCCAGCAGTACCAGCTTTAGATTTAACCCATAAGGTTGCAGAATTTTGGAACTTGACAGCCTACTTACCCCAAATACGAGAAATTCAACACATCAATGAAAGCCTGAAAGAAAATAAATTAAAAGGCAATACGGGAGGTGTACCCTATGAATGGTATTATCTAGCTGCTAAATATTTAGAACATCATCCTGGGATTGAAAGTGTTCGTGAAACTTGTCAGCAAGTGATTCAATATTTCACAGGTTTAATTTCACCCATCATTTCACAGTACAAATTACCTGATGGTTGGGATGATTTAAGGCTGTGGGTGTCACGAGTTGTGATGTTACCCAACACGAACCAAGAAGCATCAGCTAAAACTCAAGTCGATACATTTTTAGCAGAGTTAAATAACTATAATGCTGCCAAAAAACCAGGACGGGGAAAACAATTAATCTGTTCAATCTCCCATTCTGCCTATACAGTGACAGAACAGATGGAATCGGCAGTTTTATTTACTCCCCAAGTTTATACAAATAAGCAAATGTTAGGAGGTTCTAACGCCAAGCGCAACATCTCTAGTATTGCGGGTGTGGAGATGATGCTAAGGCAAATTCTAATGAATCAAACTCAAGCCGTGGGTAAACGATTTGAAGATGGTAAATATCGCTATCTTTATTTTTACCCGACTTATTATTTCACACCAGAAACCAACAAGTTTTTACAGAAAGCATACAACGGTATTGCTCAAACTCGTTTTGATACTAGCGTCCGTAATCATTTTATCAGCAAAGACTTACAGGCGAATTTAGAGCGAGAAAAGTATCAAAGTGTCGATGCTTTTTTAATTGATGAAAACTTAGAACGGGAAAAAGACCGGACATTTAAACTGTCTTATCCTGATGACCAACCTTTAACATTTTACTTCATGGCATTACCACCAGGACGAGATAGCACCGATACCGAATCTTGGATAATGCCTAGTTGGTTAGCGTTTGCCTTCCCGATGATTTTAGATGTTAAAACTGTGGTGTCTGAGTCACCAATTCCTCCTTTTAATGATGGTGCGGAATTTGAAGAAAGCGTATTTCTGGATAGTGCGCCTCATGCTTTCCGTGCATTAGTCAGACGCGATCGCTTTCGTCTAGATTACATCCTGGAAGGTTGGGATGACAATGGCATTCAATACCCCGCACCTCTGAATGTGCTTACCGCCGCCTATGCGATTCACTTGGATGTGAATGCTAGACAAGGCAAATCTGGTTATGATGCCAACTGGGGTAGATTTACGGAACTAGCAAAGGATTTTGAAACTAGTCCTCTGTACGTTTTTTCTTACCTCAATCGTTGGGTACGTAACCAAGGAATAGAAACAGCACGCATCGAGAAAATTAGGCTTTATGCTTATCATTTTTATCCTTGTTTTGACCCTTATGTGCAGTATGATATGGATACAAAAACATTGACTGTGAAATCAGAATCGAGTCTGAATCATCCGAAGAATTTAACAGAGCTTTATCGCCGTTTTTATCGAGCGAATAAGCGTTATAATCCTAAATCTAATGCTGTTTTAAAACCCATTGATATTGCGGCGGAAACTATCCTCAAAGCTGAGTCAAGTGTATTTCACGGTGAAACCTTAGTTGTAGGGGTAGCAGCAGAAGTTTTTAGACTCATGGATCGCGTTCATGCTTCCACTGCGGAAGGACGTTGGGTAATGAGTAAACGCGAGGAAGAAAGACAAGCTGTTTTGGATTTTGCCAAGTATTTTGTCATCGAAGTATTTGAGAAAGCATTTGCAGGCGATCGCGCGCGTTTAGCAGGTCGTCAACTCAACTTAATTCGTGATACTTGTGAGTTTCTTTACCGTTTAGAAGATGACAAAGAAAATGCAGCTAAAGAGGATAAAAACCCTGAATCTGATGATGATTAATTAGCTATCTAACTCAACAATTACTAAATTATTTGGAGATGAATTATGGCATTGCTCAAAACTGTTGATTCCCAACTATTTCAATCTGAAATTCCTTATAAACCAATGGGAAAATATGCCCATTTTCTCACAATTCGCATCACCGAATCTTACCCTTTATTTCAGACAGATGGCGAATTAAATAAAGCCAGAGTTAGAGCCGGGATTAAAGATAAGACAACAATTAGTCGTTTGTCCATGTTCAAACGCAAACAGTCTACCCCAGAACGTTTAGTAGGACGGGAATTATTACGTAAATATGAATTAGTGAAACCAGAAGATTGCGAATATAACGTTAACTTCGCAATGGATAATCCTGATTGTATTATTTATGGTTTTGCTATTGGTGATTCTGGTTCAGAAAAATCAAAAGTTGTTGTAGATACAGCATTTTCAATTACTGCTTTCGATGAATCTCACGAAACATTCACCCTTAACGCCCCCTTTGAAAATGGCACAATGGCTTCTAAGGGAGAAAATGGTTCAAAACCCGGTGAAGTTACTAGCCGAATTAACCAACAAGACCACATCAGACCACAAGTATTCTTCCCCAGTATTGTCACCCTCAAAGACCCCACAGAAGCTAGTTTCCTCTATGTTTTTAATAACATCATAAGGACTCGTCATTATGGCGCGCAAACAACCCGCACAGGTAGGGTAAGAAATGAGTTAATTGGTGTTGTCTTTGCTGATGGCGAAATTACCAGTAATCTACGCTGGACTCAAGCTATATATGACCAGATGCAGACTAATAATTCTTTAAAATCTCCTGATCCTTTGGATGAAGATGAAGTAACTAATGCTGCTAAAAATGCCATTGAAACTTTGATGTCTGAAGAATTTATTGTCCATACTGACTTTATAGGTGATGCTTTCGAGCCTCTGTTAAAAGAAGTGAAAAGTCTCACGGCGAATGAAGCAGGAATTAAAAGCATCTTGCAAAAGGCTGATGTAGAGGCTAAAGCTTACGCAAGTAAGCATATTAGTAAAAAGAAAACTGCTGCAAAAGCGGGGAAAGAGTGATGGTATTGATTTACCGTTGTCAATTACAATTGCACGATAGCCTTTATTATGCCACGCGAGAAATTGGGCGATTGTATGAAACTGAGCCAATAATTCATAATTACGCTCTCTGTTACGCACTGGGATTAATTGATAGTGAAATCTACTCTACTACCGTAGCTGAAGAACATTCCTATCGCTATTTCTGTCCTGAACAAGTACCAAAATATGAGGAGCATTTAACGCCGCTTAATCAACAGGGTATTTACGTGACTCCAGCATTGGCAATTAGTCATT contains:
- a CDS encoding PDDEXK nuclease domain-containing protein; translation: MNNPISDDYRNLLVEVKQRIRSAQYEALKAVNKELIALYWDIGKMIVTQQQEADWGKSVVEQLAKDLQTEFPGISGFSTRNMWNMRSFYIAYSQNEKLQPLVAEIGWTHNIVILEKCKDDLEREFYLRMTRKFGWTKNVLIHQIENQTYEKTLLNQTNFNQTVPAEIRNQLKLAVKDEYTFDFLELADEHSERQLEQAILARVEPFLQEMGGRFTFVGSQYRLEIGDQEFFIDLLLYHRQLKCLVAVELKTGEFLPEYVGKMQFYLAALDDLSRLPDENLSIGIILCKSKNKTIVEYALRESNKPIGVATYKVFSSLPQDLRNQLPAPEQVAKLLEGVE
- a CDS encoding ABC transporter permease, whose protein sequence is MNWWQRLQKNPLAQFGAILLLIFYLAVIAADFIAPYDPYTSQPNGSLLPPTKIYWVSKTSGKFIGPHVYPTTQGNTDLETGDRQLIVDDKKPSPVRFFVSGPEYRLLQLSLPLPPKWEETTIIPGIPLNWHLFGADNGAKLNILGTDEQGRDQFSRLLHGGRISMFIGIIGVVITFPLGLLIGGISGYFGGWTDSIIMRIAEVLMTFPSIYLLVTLGAVLPAGLTSSQRFLLIVLITSVISWAGLARVIRGQVLSIKEREFVQAARAMGGKPIYIILRHVLPQTATYVIISATLAVPSFIGSEAILSLIGLGIQQPDPSWGNMLSLASNASILVLQPWLIWPPAVLIILTVLAFNLLGDGLRDALDPRSLRR
- a CDS encoding DUF5615 family PIN-like protein, whose translation is MKLLLDTCVWGGVRADLIAAGYDAVWTGDWSEDPGDEEILATAYREGRILITRDKDFGELAIVRGIPHYGILRLVNLSSRQQSLVCLQVLTLYGNELASGAIVTAELGRVRIRPPTNYR
- the cas10d gene encoding type I-D CRISPR-associated protein Cas10d/Csc3 yields the protein MTDHDWLSGDFGFDGDGSRTIETEGELLSLKLLREAIQAQNPDDAVMTDFAEYVLPNLLRIAIGVTAKGGKYFDAIDQQREAAGKTKVRRDNAADQSLNTHLLNGLFPANLIERRLQQLDTTVRRVVKERERRLVIAGFILHDFEKFPDVPNDCRKLPLAEHRPIIDAKIRQLGLDKFINPENSEAYQEYIDDLLCMAYNAQSRWDTNWNFSEFGLNPVLRDRTLRQLSGLTLLADSLASIVKHPQDAEHSKLKEVLHFLSDGQLKLTYHSIAENRGVLTNVVNNALIQAHTSLNTDEHTYYEPLLYLPTGVIYLAARHAPPISTEDLPDRVVDNIKSLCAGQLRLRQTGFGRDGKGMKYAEYYNLFFESPGLMQVALDATLRILNPNKDSVAKSRSENLIKFQQQGVLCADYDFKFDDDIRIDQIAEFGDLVSRKIWDETVNRIEDIRKKDKKLPAVPALDLTHKVAEFWNLTAYLPQIREIQHINESLKENKLKGNTGGVPYEWYYLAAKYLEHHPGIESVRETCQQVIQYFTGLISPIISQYKLPDGWDDLRLWVSRVVMLPNTNQEASAKTQVDTFLAELNNYNAAKKPGRGKQLICSISHSAYTVTEQMESAVLFTPQVYTNKQMLGGSNAKRNISSIAGVEMMLRQILMNQTQAVGKRFEDGKYRYLYFYPTYYFTPETNKFLQKAYNGIAQTRFDTSVRNHFISKDLQANLEREKYQSVDAFLIDENLEREKDRTFKLSYPDDQPLTFYFMALPPGRDSTDTESWIMPSWLAFAFPMILDVKTVVSESPIPPFNDGAEFEESVFLDSAPHAFRALVRRDRFRLDYILEGWDDNGIQYPAPLNVLTAAYAIHLDVNARQGKSGYDANWGRFTELAKDFETSPLYVFSYLNRWVRNQGIETARIEKIRLYAYHFYPCFDPYVQYDMDTKTLTVKSESSLNHPKNLTELYRRFYRANKRYNPKSNAVLKPIDIAAETILKAESSVFHGETLVVGVAAEVFRLMDRVHASTAEGRWVMSKREEERQAVLDFAKYFVIEVFEKAFAGDRARLAGRQLNLIRDTCEFLYRLEDDKENAAKEDKNPESDDD
- the cas7d gene encoding type I-D CRISPR-associated protein Cas7/Csc2, with amino-acid sequence MALLKTVDSQLFQSEIPYKPMGKYAHFLTIRITESYPLFQTDGELNKARVRAGIKDKTTISRLSMFKRKQSTPERLVGRELLRKYELVKPEDCEYNVNFAMDNPDCIIYGFAIGDSGSEKSKVVVDTAFSITAFDESHETFTLNAPFENGTMASKGENGSKPGEVTSRINQQDHIRPQVFFPSIVTLKDPTEASFLYVFNNIIRTRHYGAQTTRTGRVRNELIGVVFADGEITSNLRWTQAIYDQMQTNNSLKSPDPLDEDEVTNAAKNAIETLMSEEFIVHTDFIGDAFEPLLKEVKSLTANEAGIKSILQKADVEAKAYASKHISKKKTAAKAGKE
- the cas3 gene encoding type I-D CRISPR-associated helicase Cas3'; translated protein: MSESYKITLKSVYSQTVPTPDGVQIPENWSLSWHQAATLQALRNPNIDVVFNTAMTGDGKSLAAYLEVLQGEFSAIGLYPTNELARDQEIQIQGYIEVFKPENQPRVVRLSGADLEVYAENEGLKKGQAIGTLTSQREALLTNPDIFHYLHRGAYIIRSDSPDKLWGKIDKDFDLFIFDEFHVFAAPQIASVINTMLLIRCTNRRKKFLFLSATPDSNLIDRLKLAGFRCQEINPIAQEKYQFPDNPELEQQLKTQGWRQVARTISLDFIPLEPSFKASEVWLKENSNLILEQFQQYPGSKGAIILNSIAAVKRLTPFFQEILQPHGLQVGENTGLSGKAEKERSLSADLVLGTSTIDVGVDFKINFLIFESSDAGNFIQRLGRLGRHDGYEKDGAKIKFQNFTAFALVPNFLVERLFSGDTPPLEVNKICDRPTFHKIIADKYRQINDFRGYYKRWGAVQSFYLCWQLGDRTIKQQYAQSREQLLKACEEVFDTSLKSVAGRVAGWAKDWQALSGKQGNPIGDDAASFRGSSPLQCGLYDLTEENEADRFKTYDLPGILGNLEIEVWTEAAFTRTLKETAARTGQPIAKGRFAHCLAFMKLRSYREERVNWKFTYSGDLQPIADAWKVQVLTGVEIWQPENYWIGEINKRLKKEGLVCYVLRRPVAEVRMRLRLPMHFQIYPISDRYSFHDTTAPYSIAFGHSALLLDTLAYTFKSKGDEIWIA
- a CDS encoding WYL domain-containing protein, which translates into the protein MSRKGQSITLSVSERDKAELENLALEFGMMWGDRPNISKLIEAIARHHLTIGKNHDWSESRIRALDRAMRVLADIGQNEQAQIIAKLLLERSELPIPLRPDIENFLGNLPPQWRLEIDRYILRQQPFQLSYQDARHHVWNFNVRYAEVNLHEKRQYLDCWSEETEGNLDVAELRHNWSLRLDRIQDAAVLPVTGEWLSGLAEIDVEIHLLGNLGFAYQAKPEDIVNEWLPDTKRVRRVVRRVSSTFWFIREIMQYTPDCVIIAPENVRSLLKQKLLTLCQLYDIETRS
- a CDS encoding DUF433 domain-containing protein — translated: MNEQQLLERITVNPKIFGGKPIIRGRRLAVEHILEMLAAGDTIETLLEGYPWLEREDVLACLVYARRLVGHERIELIPVES